The following coding sequences are from one Reyranella humidisoli window:
- a CDS encoding YoaK family protein yields the protein MFRGRGRDHLRRGVAISVRPLAQATILTVVAGIADAVGYVTMNGVFAANMTGNTVLAGIDLAKGNHLGAWNHLTPLVAFFPGAMLARVLVRLLKGPAAVLLLEAVLIAVVGFLPVSEENAVMIVAFAMGLQASAITSFAGHSVSTVVVTSTLARTADAAVDRLWPGSPTPPPSAVNTWLLALTWTGYLIGAVIGGALLPVLAYPLLVPAALLVLLLLLL from the coding sequence TTGTTTCGGGGCCGAGGTCGAGATCACCTACGACGTGGTGTAGCGATTAGCGTCCGCCCCCTCGCGCAGGCGACCATCCTGACGGTGGTCGCCGGCATCGCCGACGCCGTGGGTTACGTCACCATGAACGGCGTGTTTGCGGCAAACATGACCGGCAACACGGTGCTGGCCGGCATCGACCTGGCGAAGGGCAACCATCTCGGCGCCTGGAACCACCTGACGCCGCTGGTCGCCTTCTTTCCCGGCGCCATGCTCGCGCGCGTGCTGGTGCGACTGCTCAAGGGGCCGGCTGCGGTCCTGCTGCTCGAAGCCGTCCTCATCGCGGTGGTGGGCTTCCTCCCGGTCAGCGAAGAGAATGCGGTGATGATCGTGGCCTTCGCCATGGGGCTGCAGGCCTCGGCGATCACCAGCTTCGCCGGCCATTCGGTGAGCACGGTGGTGGTGACCAGCACCTTGGCGCGCACCGCCGACGCGGCCGTCGACCGGCTCTGGCCGGGGTCGCCGACACCGCCGCCGTCCGCCGTGAACACATGGCTGCTGGCGCTCACCTGGACCGGCTACCTGATCGGGGCCGTGATCGGCGGCGCGCTGCTGCCGGTGCTGGCCTATCCGCTGCTCGTCCCGGCCGCTTTGCTCGTCCTGTTGCTGCTTCTGCTCTGA
- a CDS encoding ferredoxin--NADP reductase, whose product MSYNQLRIAKIIQETPDARSFVLEVPPELAEKYRYRAGQFLTFRVPHADGTFNRCYSLSSAPETDGLPKVTIKRVAGGKGSNWFHDALKEGGMLDVLPPAGRFVLGEGDAPLLLFGGGSGITPMMALIKSALKGTRRIRLLYANRDRSSVIFDAEFEALAKAHPGRLEVIHHLDSTQGILKPEEIVAAMKGFEAGDVYLCGPGPFMSLVEQTLFAHGMPHEKVRIERFEASGNDAVPVEPSEEGDVIPGEITIHFEGKAHKVAYAKGQTILEAARAGGLNPLSSCEEGFCASCAAKTIKGKVVLAKNDIYTPDDLANNWILTCQGHCFGAEVEITYDVV is encoded by the coding sequence ATGTCCTATAATCAGCTGCGCATTGCCAAGATCATCCAGGAAACGCCGGACGCGCGCTCCTTCGTCCTGGAGGTCCCACCCGAACTCGCTGAAAAGTACCGGTATCGCGCGGGCCAGTTCCTGACCTTCCGCGTCCCGCACGCCGACGGGACATTCAACCGTTGCTACTCGCTGTCCAGCGCCCCCGAGACCGACGGTCTGCCGAAGGTCACGATCAAGCGGGTCGCCGGCGGTAAGGGCTCCAACTGGTTCCACGACGCGCTGAAGGAAGGCGGCATGCTCGACGTGCTGCCGCCGGCCGGCCGCTTCGTGCTGGGCGAGGGCGACGCGCCCCTGCTCCTGTTCGGTGGCGGCAGCGGCATCACGCCGATGATGGCGCTGATCAAGAGCGCCCTGAAGGGCACGCGGCGCATCCGGCTGCTCTATGCCAACCGCGACAGGTCTTCCGTGATCTTCGATGCCGAGTTCGAGGCCCTGGCGAAGGCCCATCCCGGCCGGCTGGAGGTGATCCATCACCTCGATTCGACGCAGGGCATCCTGAAGCCCGAGGAGATCGTCGCGGCGATGAAGGGTTTCGAGGCGGGCGACGTCTATCTCTGCGGCCCCGGCCCCTTCATGAGCCTGGTCGAGCAGACGCTGTTCGCGCACGGCATGCCGCACGAGAAGGTGCGGATCGAACGCTTCGAGGCCTCGGGCAACGACGCGGTTCCGGTCGAGCCGAGCGAAGAGGGCGACGTGATCCCGGGCGAGATCACCATCCATTTCGAGGGCAAGGCGCACAAGGTTGCCTACGCAAAGGGCCAGACCATTCTCGAAGCCGCTCGCGCCGGCGGGCTCAACCCGCTCTCTTCCTGCGAGGAGGGGTTCTGCGCCTCGTGCGCGGCCAAGACCATCAAGGGCAAGGTCGTGCTGGCCAAGAACGACATCTACACGCCCGACGATCTCGCCAATAACTGGATCCTGACCTGCCAGGGCCATTGTTTCGGGGCCGAGGTCGAGATCACCTACGACGTGGTGTAG
- a CDS encoding ferritin-like domain-containing protein, whose product MTTQKIYQLPVEITNWKFDGATEIAFNWEYEDGSADLLNLYEKGKQQQWDTSTRIDWSQELFEGNPMGMADETIPIYGSPFWDKMTDKEKDWLRFNLQCHSICQFMHGEQGALIATAKIVNTVPDMNAKFYAATQVMDEARHVESYKRLIHEKFKAAYPITESLKNLLEQTLTDRRWDMTYLGMQVLIEGLALAAFQRIRDTAKNNLAGAVNAYVMQDEARHVTFGRMALREYYPHLSDAERAEREEFVVEALYFMRDRFNQGEVWMRSGLPVKEMLEHAYHSGAMQQFRTRLFTRIVPILKEIGLFGPKVQKALGEMGVLGYAEIDIEKLIGNDLKVAEDFDAKKFVKEQIAAE is encoded by the coding sequence ATGACGACGCAAAAAATTTATCAGCTGCCGGTCGAAATCACGAACTGGAAGTTCGACGGTGCCACCGAGATTGCGTTCAACTGGGAGTACGAGGACGGGTCCGCCGACCTGCTGAACCTGTACGAAAAGGGCAAGCAGCAGCAGTGGGACACCAGCACCCGTATCGACTGGTCCCAGGAGCTGTTCGAAGGCAACCCGATGGGCATGGCCGACGAAACGATCCCGATCTACGGCTCTCCCTTCTGGGACAAGATGACCGACAAGGAGAAGGACTGGCTGCGCTTCAACCTGCAGTGCCATTCCATCTGCCAGTTCATGCACGGCGAGCAGGGCGCGCTGATCGCCACCGCCAAGATCGTGAACACCGTGCCGGACATGAACGCCAAGTTCTATGCCGCCACCCAGGTGATGGACGAGGCACGTCACGTCGAGAGCTACAAGCGACTGATCCACGAGAAGTTCAAGGCGGCCTATCCAATCACGGAATCGCTGAAGAACCTGCTCGAGCAGACGCTGACCGACCGCCGTTGGGACATGACCTATCTCGGCATGCAGGTGCTGATCGAGGGCCTGGCGCTCGCCGCCTTCCAGCGCATCCGCGACACCGCCAAGAACAACCTGGCCGGCGCCGTGAACGCCTACGTCATGCAGGACGAGGCGCGTCACGTCACGTTCGGCCGCATGGCGCTGCGCGAATATTATCCGCACCTCTCCGATGCCGAGCGCGCCGAGCGCGAGGAGTTCGTCGTCGAGGCGCTCTACTTCATGCGCGACCGCTTCAACCAGGGCGAAGTCTGGATGCGGTCCGGTCTGCCGGTGAAGGAAATGCTGGAGCACGCCTATCACTCGGGCGCCATGCAGCAGTTCCGCACCCGCCTGTTCACCCGCATCGTGCCGATCCTCAAGGAGATCGGCCTGTTCGGGCCGAAGGTGCAGAAGGCGCTGGGCGAAATGGGCGTGCTCGGCTACGCCGAGATCGACATCGAGAAGCTGATCGGCAACGACCTCAAGGTCGCCGAGGATTTCGATGCCAAGAAGTTCGTGAAGGAACAGATCGCCGCCGAGTAA
- a CDS encoding RidA family protein translates to MASAKKIVQTDAAPKALGPYSQAVVANGLVFCAGQIPLDPATGNIVEGGIAEQTHQVLKNLRAVLKAAGSDLGQAVKTTVFLKSMDSFGAMNEVYGLPEYFGSATPARSTVEVARLPRDVMVEIEVVALV, encoded by the coding sequence ATGGCCAGCGCCAAGAAAATCGTTCAGACGGACGCCGCCCCCAAGGCCCTCGGCCCCTATTCGCAGGCGGTCGTGGCCAACGGGCTGGTCTTCTGTGCCGGTCAGATCCCGCTCGATCCGGCGACCGGCAACATCGTCGAGGGTGGCATCGCCGAGCAGACGCACCAGGTGCTGAAGAACCTGCGGGCGGTGCTGAAGGCGGCCGGCAGCGACCTCGGACAGGCCGTGAAGACGACGGTGTTCCTGAAGAGCATGGACAGTTTCGGCGCCATGAACGAGGTCTATGGCCTGCCGGAATATTTCGGCAGCGCCACGCCGGCCCGCTCGACCGTGGAAGTCGCGCGCCTGCCGCGCGACGTCATGGTCGAGATCGAAGTCGTAGCCCTGGTCTGA
- a CDS encoding FHA domain-containing protein: MFGVEIAALTGLFGLTGAFALIGTILAAWMAWRIVEKAGLPGWTGLGAILVTLTGIGTIVPLILLWVFAFMRWPRDEPAGASGGGFTAPHRPAPATGPVALGGPSMALPDARGWRLAGALANGGTVSLGIDGTSGSYTLTGAPAGASTDLSVPDPSVGQPHARLLVSGRRLGLEDLGSPGGTFIDGARLLPEHGPRDISAVRSVRLGSVELVLTRA, translated from the coding sequence ATGTTCGGGGTGGAAATCGCGGCCCTCACGGGCCTGTTCGGTCTGACCGGCGCCTTCGCGCTGATCGGCACCATACTCGCGGCCTGGATGGCCTGGCGCATCGTCGAGAAGGCCGGCCTGCCCGGCTGGACCGGACTGGGCGCCATCCTGGTGACGCTGACCGGTATCGGCACGATCGTGCCGCTGATCCTTCTCTGGGTCTTCGCCTTCATGCGCTGGCCGCGCGACGAGCCGGCCGGCGCGAGCGGCGGCGGTTTCACGGCCCCTCATCGGCCCGCACCGGCCACCGGGCCGGTGGCCTTGGGCGGGCCTTCGATGGCGCTGCCCGACGCGCGCGGCTGGCGCCTTGCCGGCGCACTCGCCAATGGCGGCACGGTCTCGCTGGGGATCGACGGGACGTCGGGCAGCTACACGCTGACGGGCGCGCCGGCGGGCGCCTCGACCGATCTCAGCGTGCCCGATCCGTCAGTCGGCCAGCCGCATGCCCGCCTTCTGGTCTCCGGCCGCAGGCTGGGCCTGGAAGACCTGGGCAGCCCCGGCGGTACCTTCATCGACGGCGCCCGGCTGTTGCCCGAGCACGGTCCGCGCGACATCAGCGCCGTGCGCTCCGTCCGCCTCGGCAGCGTCGAACTCGTCCTGACGCGCGCCTGA
- a CDS encoding YggT family protein: protein MLSLAVLIDKIIDIYTWIVIASAIMSWLVAFGVVNVRNQFIRVVVDLLFKLTEPVLRPIRRILPNLGGVDISPVILLLGLFFIRSLLWEYVWPALVR from the coding sequence ATGCTGTCGTTGGCGGTGCTGATCGACAAGATCATCGACATCTACACATGGATCGTGATCGCGAGCGCGATCATGAGCTGGCTGGTGGCGTTCGGCGTGGTGAACGTGCGCAACCAGTTCATCCGGGTCGTGGTCGATCTGCTGTTCAAGCTGACGGAACCCGTCCTGCGTCCGATCCGGCGCATCCTTCCCAATCTCGGCGGCGTCGATATCTCGCCCGTCATCCTGCTGCTCGGCCTGTTCTTCATCCGCAGCCTGCTGTGGGAGTATGTCTGGCCGGCCCTGGTTCGCTGA
- a CDS encoding DUF167 domain-containing protein has product MSGRPWFADVPLSSLPTDPVFLRRLSGGVTIQLRVQPRARRSVLERTADGALKAAVTAAPEDGKANAAVVALLAAAWRVPKSTIEIVRGGTAREKTLSVAGEPDALVGRIAEWMDKNG; this is encoded by the coding sequence ATGTCTGGCCGGCCCTGGTTCGCTGACGTTCCGCTGAGCAGCCTGCCGACCGATCCCGTTTTCCTGCGTCGCCTCTCCGGCGGCGTGACCATCCAGCTTCGCGTGCAGCCGCGGGCGCGGCGATCCGTGCTCGAGCGGACCGCCGACGGCGCGCTCAAGGCCGCAGTGACGGCAGCGCCCGAGGATGGCAAGGCCAATGCCGCCGTCGTCGCCCTGCTGGCGGCCGCTTGGCGCGTCCCGAAATCGACCATAGAAATCGTGCGCGGCGGGACGGCGCGAGAGAAGACGCTCAGCGTCGCGGGCGAGCCGGATGCGCTCGTCGGACGGATTGCCGAATGGATGGACAAGAATGGCTGA
- the folD gene encoding bifunctional methylenetetrahydrofolate dehydrogenase/methenyltetrahydrofolate cyclohydrolase FolD gives MADAKLIDGKAFAGGLRQRVGAGVADLIAKGGPKPGLATVLVGADPASQVYVRSKGKLAVELGMASFDHQLPENTTEAELLAVVAQLNADPTVNGILVQLPLPRHIDTAKVLIAIDPAKDVDGFHPVNVGRLGSIAPGAPLDFPVPCTPLGVSMLLQDALGSLSGLNAVIVGRSNLVGRPVAQLLLRADCTVTITHSRTRDLPAVCRQADILVVAIGKTEFVKGGWIKPGAAVVDVGINRIPTPEGKSRLVGDVAFAEAQKVAGYVTPVPGGVGPMTVACLMYNTLQATRRVAGLPFVAV, from the coding sequence ATGGCTGACGCAAAACTGATCGATGGAAAAGCCTTCGCGGGCGGCCTGCGCCAGCGCGTGGGTGCTGGCGTGGCCGACCTGATCGCCAAGGGCGGGCCGAAGCCCGGCCTCGCCACCGTGCTGGTCGGCGCCGATCCGGCCAGCCAGGTCTATGTCCGCAGCAAGGGAAAGCTTGCGGTCGAACTCGGCATGGCGAGCTTCGATCATCAGCTGCCGGAGAACACGACCGAGGCGGAGCTGCTGGCGGTGGTCGCGCAGCTCAACGCCGACCCCACGGTCAACGGCATCCTGGTCCAGCTTCCGCTGCCCCGGCATATCGACACGGCGAAGGTGCTGATCGCCATCGATCCGGCCAAGGATGTCGACGGCTTCCATCCGGTGAATGTCGGCCGCCTGGGATCGATCGCGCCGGGCGCCCCGCTCGATTTTCCGGTGCCGTGCACGCCGCTCGGCGTGTCGATGCTGCTGCAGGACGCGCTGGGTTCGTTGTCAGGCCTCAATGCCGTGATCGTCGGCCGCTCCAATCTGGTGGGTCGTCCGGTGGCCCAGCTTCTGCTGCGCGCCGATTGCACGGTGACGATCACCCATTCGCGCACCCGCGACCTGCCCGCGGTCTGCCGTCAGGCCGACATTCTCGTGGTCGCGATCGGCAAGACCGAGTTCGTGAAGGGCGGCTGGATCAAGCCCGGCGCGGCGGTGGTCGATGTCGGCATCAACCGGATTCCGACGCCGGAAGGCAAGAGCCGGCTGGTGGGCGACGTTGCCTTTGCCGAAGCGCAGAAGGTGGCGGGATATGTCACGCCGGTGCCGGGCGGCGTCGGCCCGATGACCGTGGCCTGCCTGATGTACAACACGCTGCAGGCGACTCGTCGCGTCGCTGGCCTGCCGTTCGTCGCGGTCTGA
- a CDS encoding metal ABC transporter solute-binding protein, Zn/Mn family, with amino-acid sequence MLPRRRLPLLFLALGLLPGLPAAAQTPIRAVATFSILGDLVAEVAGDKVVLSVLVGADMDAHAYQPRPSDARMLADAQLLVSNGLGFEGWIDRLAKAAPFKGRAVVASTGVATLAAGSGHGHGHSHAHGPDPHCWQDVQRVRTYVANIAKGLVDADPANAAHYKERAAQADRRLVELDAWVKAEIAKVPADKRRAITGHDSFRYFSAAYGVKFQSPRGYNTSSEPSARDVALLIREAREQRIKALFVENMTNPGLVDQIARESGAVVGPRLYTDALSGPNGPAPTYEKMMRHNVTALVAGMLKN; translated from the coding sequence ATGCTTCCCCGTCGCCGTCTCCCGCTTCTCTTCCTGGCGCTGGGCCTGTTGCCCGGCCTGCCCGCCGCCGCCCAGACACCGATCAGGGCCGTCGCGACCTTCTCGATCCTGGGCGACCTGGTGGCCGAGGTGGCGGGCGACAAGGTCGTCCTCTCCGTCCTCGTCGGCGCCGATATGGACGCCCATGCCTACCAGCCCCGCCCCAGCGACGCCCGCATGCTGGCAGACGCCCAGCTCCTCGTGAGCAACGGGCTTGGCTTCGAGGGCTGGATCGACCGTCTCGCCAAGGCCGCGCCCTTCAAGGGACGCGCGGTCGTGGCCTCGACCGGTGTCGCCACCCTGGCCGCCGGATCGGGCCATGGGCACGGGCATTCACATGCCCACGGACCGGATCCGCACTGCTGGCAGGACGTCCAGCGCGTGCGCACCTATGTCGCCAACATCGCCAAGGGTCTCGTCGATGCCGATCCGGCGAACGCCGCGCACTACAAGGAGCGTGCGGCGCAGGCCGACCGCCGCCTCGTCGAGCTCGATGCCTGGGTGAAGGCGGAGATCGCCAAGGTACCGGCCGACAAGCGCCGGGCGATCACCGGCCACGATTCGTTTCGCTATTTCTCCGCCGCCTATGGCGTGAAGTTCCAGTCCCCGCGCGGCTACAACACCAGCAGCGAACCCTCGGCCCGCGATGTCGCGCTGCTGATCCGCGAGGCGCGCGAGCAACGCATCAAGGCGCTGTTCGTCGAGAACATGACCAATCCCGGCCTGGTCGATCAGATCGCCCGCGAATCGGGGGCCGTCGTCGGCCCGCGCCTCTACACCGACGCGCTGTCAGGCCCTAATGGACCCGCGCCGACCTACGAGAAGATGATGCGGCACAACGTGACGGCCCTCGTCGCGGGCATGCTCAAGAACTGA
- a CDS encoding prolyl-tRNA synthetase associated domain-containing protein, with translation MSRLDELGIAHRTVEHPPVFTVEEAKALRGNLPGHHIKNLFLRNKKEEMWLIVALEDRAIDLKRLGERLGAGRFSFGSPERLKRHLGVEPGSVTPLSAINDADHKVRVVLDRGLTEGGPINAHPLVNTMTTALSLADLLRFFAATGHTPEWLDFPV, from the coding sequence TTGAGCCGACTCGACGAGCTCGGCATCGCCCACCGCACCGTCGAGCACCCGCCCGTCTTCACGGTCGAGGAAGCCAAGGCCCTGCGCGGCAACCTGCCCGGCCATCACATCAAGAACCTCTTTTTGCGCAACAAGAAGGAGGAGATGTGGCTGATCGTGGCACTGGAGGATCGGGCCATCGACCTCAAGCGCCTCGGAGAACGGCTGGGAGCCGGGCGATTCTCGTTCGGCAGCCCGGAGCGGCTGAAGCGCCATCTCGGCGTCGAGCCGGGCTCCGTGACGCCACTGTCGGCGATCAACGATGCCGACCACAAGGTTCGCGTGGTGCTTGATCGCGGCCTGACCGAGGGCGGGCCGATCAACGCCCATCCGCTGGTGAACACCATGACGACGGCGTTGAGCCTCGCCGATCTGCTGCGCTTCTTCGCGGCGACCGGTCACACCCCGGAGTGGCTCGACTTCCCGGTCTGA
- the rfbA gene encoding glucose-1-phosphate thymidylyltransferase RfbA, with product MKGIVLSGGSGTRLYPMTRAANKQLLPVYNKPMVYYPLTTMMLAGCRDILLIVNPGDVEAYRRLFGDGSQWGINVSYEPQLKPGGIAEAFIIGRKFIGNSRVGLILGDNLFYGDSLPEVAGRGAEGKGAWVYAYWVADPTAYGVVEFDAAQRPVSIVEKPKQPKSNWAVTGLYFYDSDVCDVATQVPRSARGELEISDINAHYLKEGRLTVERLGRGYAWLDTGTPSSLLRAAQFVETVEERQGLQIGSPEEIAWRKGYIDDGAFEKLIQPIRESEYGKYLQRLLARG from the coding sequence ATGAAGGGTATCGTTCTCTCGGGCGGCAGCGGCACGCGGCTCTACCCCATGACGCGGGCAGCCAACAAGCAGCTCCTGCCTGTCTATAACAAGCCGATGGTCTACTACCCGCTGACCACGATGATGCTCGCGGGCTGCCGGGACATCCTGCTGATCGTCAATCCGGGCGACGTCGAAGCCTATCGCCGCCTGTTCGGCGACGGCAGCCAGTGGGGCATCAACGTCTCCTACGAGCCGCAGCTCAAGCCCGGCGGCATCGCCGAGGCCTTCATCATCGGTCGCAAATTCATCGGCAATTCGCGGGTCGGCCTGATCCTGGGCGACAACCTTTTTTACGGCGATTCGCTGCCCGAGGTGGCGGGACGCGGCGCCGAGGGCAAGGGCGCGTGGGTCTATGCCTACTGGGTGGCCGATCCTACCGCTTATGGCGTGGTGGAGTTCGATGCCGCGCAACGGCCGGTCAGCATCGTCGAGAAGCCCAAGCAGCCCAAGTCGAACTGGGCCGTGACCGGACTCTACTTCTACGATTCCGACGTCTGCGACGTCGCCACCCAGGTCCCGCGCTCGGCGCGCGGCGAACTCGAGATCAGCGACATCAACGCCCATTACCTGAAGGAAGGCCGGCTAACCGTCGAGCGGCTGGGTCGCGGCTATGCCTGGCTCGATACCGGCACGCCGTCGAGCCTGCTGCGGGCCGCCCAGTTCGTGGAGACGGTCGAGGAGCGCCAGGGCCTGCAGATCGGCAGCCCCGAGGAAATCGCCTGGCGCAAGGGCTACATCGACGACGGCGCCTTCGAGAAGCTGATCCAGCCGATCCGCGAGAGCGAATACGGCAAGTATCTGCAGCGTCTCCTGGCGCGCGGATGA
- a CDS encoding sulfotransferase family 2 domain-containing protein has translation MKVKFLHIPKTAGTSVRRFLSRFFLSRHVCPAVNNEQFRALPPERLRSYRLFAGHIDWTSLDRIEGECFTFSILRQPRERLVSFYFFLRAEASKLDPVALATPERRGLHAAIMLSPDAFFCDGGSPELRRHLDSVLDNFYSYYFAEGSYDARRRLKAGLTISEAELLARAGHNLDRLDGLYSIDELVLLEKDIVEVCGRRGIGWRGTLHARFSPLRDLKLNTNAGSYASRLDELKSLGATNRTFDRIEEMTRLDDVIWKRATARLRQG, from the coding sequence ATGAAGGTTAAATTCCTGCATATTCCCAAGACGGCGGGAACGAGCGTCCGTCGCTTCCTGAGCCGGTTCTTTCTGTCCCGCCATGTCTGTCCGGCGGTCAACAACGAGCAGTTCAGGGCATTGCCGCCGGAGCGCCTGCGTTCGTACCGCCTGTTCGCGGGACACATCGACTGGACCAGCCTCGACCGGATCGAGGGCGAGTGCTTCACCTTCAGCATCCTGCGGCAGCCGCGGGAAAGACTGGTCTCCTTCTACTTCTTCCTGCGCGCGGAAGCCTCGAAGCTCGATCCCGTCGCTTTGGCGACGCCGGAGAGGCGTGGGCTGCATGCCGCGATCATGTTGTCGCCAGACGCATTCTTCTGCGACGGCGGTTCCCCCGAGCTGCGCCGGCATCTCGATTCCGTCCTCGACAATTTCTACAGCTACTACTTCGCCGAGGGATCCTACGACGCGCGGCGGCGCTTGAAGGCGGGGCTGACGATTTCCGAAGCCGAACTCCTGGCCAGGGCAGGGCACAATCTGGACAGGCTGGACGGTCTCTATTCGATCGACGAGCTGGTCTTGCTGGAGAAGGACATCGTCGAAGTGTGCGGCCGGCGCGGGATCGGATGGCGGGGCACGCTGCACGCGCGGTTCTCGCCGCTTCGCGACCTCAAGCTGAACACCAACGCCGGGAGCTACGCGTCGCGCCTCGACGAGCTGAAATCGCTCGGCGCAACGAATCGCACTTTCGATCGGATAGAGGAGATGACGCGTCTCGACGACGTCATCTGGAAGCGAGCGACGGCGCGGCTTCGGCAAGGCTGA
- the panC gene encoding pantoate--beta-alanine ligase — protein sequence MKTSSDPIESTGLLVVRTVADLRRAVAGFRKAGRTIGLVPTMGALHEGHVSLVKGALERGDVPVTSIFVNPTQFGPKEDFSAYPRDEEGDFTKLREAGCRIVFAPTKDEMYPGEQLTTVTVAGITDGLCGPLRPGHFQGVATVVSKLLLMALPDRAYFGEKDYQQLQVIKRMVRDLAMPFEIVGMPTVREQDGLAMSSRNRYLSTEERTKALVMYRQLVKVADTVRDGTKSCSEATAVASQALRDGGFDIVEYFTVVDADSLKPLEHVTGPARVIAAARLGRTRLIDNLAV from the coding sequence GTGAAGACTTCAAGCGATCCGATCGAAAGCACGGGCCTCCTCGTCGTCCGCACGGTGGCAGACCTGCGCCGCGCCGTCGCCGGCTTCCGCAAGGCGGGCCGCACGATCGGTCTCGTGCCGACGATGGGCGCGTTGCACGAGGGCCATGTGAGCCTCGTGAAGGGCGCGCTCGAGCGCGGCGACGTGCCGGTGACCAGCATCTTCGTCAATCCGACGCAGTTCGGACCGAAGGAGGATTTCTCCGCCTATCCGCGCGACGAGGAAGGCGACTTCACGAAGCTGCGCGAAGCGGGCTGCCGCATCGTCTTCGCCCCGACCAAGGACGAGATGTATCCGGGCGAACAGCTCACGACGGTGACGGTCGCCGGCATCACCGACGGTCTGTGCGGTCCGCTGCGGCCCGGCCACTTCCAGGGCGTTGCCACGGTGGTGAGCAAGCTGCTGCTGATGGCGCTGCCGGACCGCGCCTATTTCGGCGAGAAGGATTACCAGCAACTCCAGGTCATCAAGCGCATGGTGCGCGACCTCGCGATGCCGTTCGAGATCGTGGGCATGCCAACGGTGCGCGAGCAGGACGGGCTCGCGATGTCGTCACGCAATCGCTACCTCAGCACCGAGGAGCGGACGAAGGCGCTGGTCATGTACAGGCAGCTCGTGAAGGTCGCCGACACGGTGCGCGACGGCACGAAGTCCTGCTCTGAGGCGACGGCGGTGGCGTCGCAGGCGCTGCGCGACGGCGGCTTCGACATCGTCGAGTATTTCACCGTCGTCGATGCCGACAGCCTGAAGCCGCTGGAGCATGTCACGGGCCCGGCGCGCGTGATCGCCGCCGCGCGCCTCGGCCGCACGCGCCTTATCGACAATCTGGCGGTCTGA
- a CDS encoding TauD/TfdA dioxygenase family protein, with product MSITVTPAHPDFAAEIAGVDVSRPLNPADRQAIEDAIDRYAVVVFRGQTLDDEKQVAFARNFGPIASSALKLRHRDIKHRIESSDVADISNLDGDGNVLKPDARRRLDGLANRLWHTDASFRAVPGALSMLYAHVIPEEGGDTEFADLRAAYDALPEAKKNELEGLVAEHSIWRSREQLGVVQYTDEERASLPPVPQRLVRTHPGSHRKTLYLAAHASHILGMPVADGRLIILDLIEHATQPRFVHAHRWAKGDLVIWDNRCTMHRARPFDTTKVRDLRRVTTRDVASTLEQAA from the coding sequence GTGAGCATCACCGTTACGCCAGCTCATCCTGATTTCGCCGCCGAGATTGCCGGCGTCGACGTGTCACGACCGCTGAATCCTGCCGACCGGCAGGCCATCGAGGACGCGATCGACCGCTATGCCGTCGTGGTCTTTCGCGGCCAGACACTCGACGACGAGAAGCAGGTGGCCTTTGCCCGCAACTTCGGCCCGATCGCTTCCTCGGCCCTGAAACTCCGGCATCGCGACATCAAGCACCGGATCGAATCGAGCGACGTCGCCGACATCTCCAACCTCGACGGCGACGGCAACGTGCTGAAGCCCGATGCGCGGCGGCGTCTCGACGGCCTGGCCAACCGGCTCTGGCATACCGACGCCTCTTTCCGCGCCGTGCCCGGCGCCCTCTCCATGCTCTACGCCCACGTCATTCCCGAGGAAGGCGGCGACACCGAGTTCGCCGACCTGCGCGCGGCCTACGACGCGTTGCCCGAGGCGAAGAAGAACGAACTGGAGGGGCTGGTCGCCGAACATTCGATCTGGCGCTCGCGCGAACAGCTCGGCGTCGTGCAGTACACCGACGAGGAACGCGCCTCGCTGCCGCCGGTACCTCAGCGGCTCGTGCGCACCCATCCAGGCTCGCACCGCAAGACGCTCTATCTCGCCGCGCACGCCTCGCACATCCTGGGCATGCCGGTGGCCGACGGACGCCTGATCATCCTCGACCTGATCGAGCACGCGACGCAGCCGCGCTTCGTCCATGCCCATCGCTGGGCGAAGGGCGATCTGGTGATCTGGGACAATCGCTGCACCATGCATCGCGCGCGGCCGTTCGACACGACCAAGGTACGCGACCTGCGCCGCGTCACCACGCGCGACGTCGCCTCGACGCTCGAACAGGCCGCCTGA